One window from the genome of Gambusia affinis linkage group LG14, SWU_Gaff_1.0, whole genome shotgun sequence encodes:
- the LOC122844063 gene encoding uncharacterized protein LOC122844063, which translates to MMMSLTLLLTILGLLVQGSLGDIILTQTPGSQSVAPGQTVSIRCKTSSGVGDWLFWYHQKPRQALKLIIRKATNLHSGVPARFTGSGSGSDFTLTISGVQAEDSGVYYCQQGSSYPFTQQLSFITTEDTEILLIKNMTLICVLIWTLLCFTQGSDGQNVVVTQPAAKSVQLGQTVTIDCKASRQVDLYSGPQYYLAWYHQKPGEAPKALIYLTSTRFSGISSRFSGSGAGNLLDFTLTISGVQAEDAGVYYCQSAHYINSQYVFTQ; encoded by the exons atgatgatgtcactgaCTCTACTGCTGACCATCCTGGGGCTCCTGGTTCAGG gTTCATTAGGAGACATCATCCTGACTCAGACTCCTGGATCTCAGTCTGTTGCTCCAGGACAGACTGTCTCCATCAGATGTAAAACTAGTTCAGGTGTAGGTGACTGGCTTTTCTGGTACCATCAGAAACCTCGACAGGCCCTGAAGCTCATTATACGAAAAGCAACAAATCTTCATTCTGGAGTTCCAGCTCGGTTCACTGGAAgtggatctggttctgatttcactctgaccatcagtggagttcaggctgaagatTCAGGAGTTTATTACTGTCAGCAGGGTAGCAGCTACCCGTTCACACA acagctgtcCTTCATCACAACAGAAGACACAGAAAtcctcctcatcaaaaacatgactttgatcTGCGTCCTCATCTGGACTCTCCTCTGCTTCACTCAGG gATCTGATGGACAAAATGTTGTTGTGACTCAACCAGCAGCCAAATCAGTGCAGCTTGGTCAGACTGTCACTATTGACTGTAAGGCCAGTAGACAAGTAGATCTCTATTCTGGTCCACAGTACTACCTTGCCTGGTACCATCAGAAACCTGGAGAAGCTCCTAAAGCTCTGATCTACTTAACATCAACCAGATTTTCAGGAATCTCCTCCAGATTCAGTGGAAGTGGAGCAGGAAATTTATTAGACTTCACTCTGACCATCAGTggagttcaggctgaagatgcAGGAGTTTATTACTGTCAAAGTGCTCATTACATCAACAGTCAGTACGTGTTCACACAGTGA